One window of Brachybacterium ginsengisoli genomic DNA carries:
- the modA gene encoding molybdate ABC transporter substrate-binding protein has translation MTPPKGPLRSLTALTAALALLTTGCAAHAPTSEDTTVTVFAAASLQEPFDEIGDRFETEHPGTRVEISYAGSSTLAEQIRQGAPADVLATADEATMATVVEAGLADADPVPFATNTLMIAVPAGNPAGVTDLASLTEDGLNLVLCAPAVPCGAAAAAVESAAGLTFAPVSEEQSVTDVLTKVSSGEADAGLVYATDIRRAGGAVDGIGFPEAEKAVNTYPLTTVKGSQHAELGQDFVDLVLSEAGQSVLADHGFAGT, from the coding sequence ATGACACCGCCGAAGGGACCGCTCCGCTCCCTGACCGCGCTGACCGCCGCTCTCGCGCTCCTCACGACCGGTTGCGCCGCGCACGCTCCGACGAGCGAGGACACGACCGTGACCGTCTTCGCCGCCGCCTCCCTGCAGGAGCCCTTCGACGAGATCGGCGACCGGTTCGAGACGGAGCACCCGGGGACGCGGGTCGAGATCAGCTACGCCGGCTCCTCGACGCTGGCCGAGCAGATCCGTCAGGGAGCCCCGGCCGACGTCCTCGCCACCGCCGACGAGGCGACCATGGCCACCGTCGTCGAGGCGGGGCTGGCGGACGCCGATCCCGTCCCCTTCGCCACCAACACGTTGATGATCGCGGTGCCCGCCGGGAATCCCGCCGGCGTCACCGATCTCGCCTCTCTCACCGAGGACGGCCTGAACCTCGTCCTGTGCGCACCGGCGGTCCCCTGCGGTGCGGCGGCCGCCGCCGTCGAGTCCGCCGCAGGGCTCACCTTCGCCCCCGTCAGCGAGGAGCAGTCGGTCACCGATGTCCTGACCAAGGTCTCCAGCGGGGAGGCCGATGCCGGGCTCGTGTACGCGACCGACATCCGCCGCGCCGGCGGCGCGGTCGACGGGATCGGATTCCCCGAGGCCGAGAAGGCGGTGAACACCTACCCGCTCACCACGGTGAAGGGGTCGCAGCACGCCGAGCTCGGGCAGGACTTCGTGGACCTGGTGCTCTCGGAGGCGGGGCAGAGCGTCCTCGCGGACCATGGCTTCGCGGGCACATGA